A region of Salvia splendens isolate huo1 chromosome 17, SspV2, whole genome shotgun sequence DNA encodes the following proteins:
- the LOC121774331 gene encoding zeaxanthin epoxidase, chloroplastic-like, producing the protein MVLFFRASDQLREWFSYDDALERALDADWFLFPIGDSTVASETIFLNRDDNNPYLIGSVPHPDFPGVSIAIPSAHVSKMHARISCKDGAFYLTDLRSEYGTWISE; encoded by the exons ATGGTTTTGTTTTTCAGG GCTAGTGACCAGTTACGGGAATGGTTCTCATACGATGATGCTTTAGAGCGAGCTCTCGATGCAGA TTGGTTTCTGTTTCCAATTGGAGATTCGACTGTAGCATCTGAGACTATATTCCTGAACAGAGATGACAACAACCCTTACTTGATCGG GAGTGTACCGCATCCGGACTTCCCAGGAGTGTCAATAGCTATACCATCAGCTCAT GTATCTAAAATGCATGCTCGTATAAGTTGCAAAGACGGCGCGTTTTACCTGACAGACTTGAGGAGTGAGTATGGGACTTGGATTTCTGAGTAG